A window of the Cystobacter fuscus genome harbors these coding sequences:
- a CDS encoding sensor histidine kinase — protein sequence MTADSSGLKALLRMQRRNYFIGAGCLTLGLVLHCVVMQSFPRLLVGLQAAWTMLFALMGVCVGAGWLPMKWAGVIASVVGFVALTSFILLSGGPESPYFCMYAALPFILAVFTPGSRMPTLLSGGVSLVAIVIVNAMADVPLSRVILQLTSYTTFLGLALVGTRMYRHMLDAQLAAHQERLQALEQLAESERLRARAALERAEVERLVLVGQLAAGVAHEVNNPLAFVKANLSYLQRETADEAWTIEREEFRDVLDETKQGVMRIQQIVTDLRGFSRADPLGEQEPGVLEEALKEAKRLASVRLREGGEVSLALAPELPAVRLGQRHMVQVLVNLLINAADAAQSARPPRRPHIKVSAHQEAGAVCLRVEDNGPGIPPDVLPRLFEPFFTTKPPGQGTGLGLALCRDYVARVGGTLHAENHSGGARFVLMLPAASDTPAAFEFPKTRAPGSMEPGALG from the coding sequence ATGACGGCGGACTCCTCGGGTTTGAAGGCCCTGCTGCGGATGCAGCGCAGAAACTACTTCATTGGCGCGGGCTGCCTGACGCTCGGGCTCGTGTTGCACTGCGTGGTGATGCAGTCCTTTCCCAGACTGCTCGTGGGCCTTCAGGCCGCATGGACCATGCTCTTCGCGCTGATGGGTGTCTGCGTGGGCGCGGGCTGGCTGCCGATGAAGTGGGCGGGGGTGATCGCCTCGGTCGTTGGATTCGTGGCCCTCACGAGCTTCATCCTCCTGAGTGGAGGCCCGGAGAGTCCCTACTTCTGCATGTACGCCGCCCTGCCCTTCATCCTGGCGGTGTTCACCCCCGGCAGCCGCATGCCGACGCTGCTGAGCGGAGGGGTGTCACTCGTGGCGATCGTCATCGTGAACGCCATGGCCGATGTCCCCCTGTCGCGGGTGATCCTCCAGCTGACGAGCTACACCACCTTCCTGGGACTGGCGCTCGTCGGCACGCGCATGTACCGGCACATGCTGGATGCGCAGCTCGCGGCGCACCAGGAGCGGCTCCAGGCTCTCGAGCAACTCGCGGAGAGCGAGCGCCTGCGCGCGCGTGCCGCGCTCGAGCGCGCGGAGGTGGAGCGGCTCGTGCTGGTGGGGCAACTGGCCGCCGGGGTGGCGCACGAGGTGAACAACCCCCTGGCCTTCGTGAAGGCCAACCTGAGCTACCTGCAGAGGGAGACCGCGGACGAGGCGTGGACGATCGAGCGCGAGGAGTTCCGGGACGTGCTCGACGAGACGAAGCAGGGGGTGATGCGCATCCAGCAGATCGTCACGGATCTACGGGGCTTCTCGCGCGCGGACCCCCTGGGCGAGCAGGAACCGGGCGTGCTGGAGGAGGCCCTGAAGGAGGCGAAGCGGCTCGCCTCGGTGCGCCTGCGCGAGGGCGGCGAGGTCTCGTTGGCGCTCGCCCCGGAGCTGCCGGCGGTCCGGCTGGGTCAGCGGCACATGGTGCAGGTGCTGGTGAACCTGCTCATCAACGCGGCGGACGCGGCGCAGTCGGCCCGACCCCCGCGCCGGCCCCACATCAAGGTGAGCGCGCACCAGGAGGCGGGAGCCGTGTGCCTGCGGGTGGAGGACAACGGACCGGGCATCCCTCCAGACGTGCTGCCCCGGCTCTTCGAGCCCTTCTTCACCACCAAGCCCCCGGGCCAGGGGACGGGACTGGGGCTCGCCCTGTGCCGCGACTACGTGGCGCGCGTCGGGGGCACGCTCCACGCGGAGAACCACTCCGGCGGGGCCCGCTTCGTGCTGATGCTGCCGGCGGCCTCGGATACTCCCGCCGCCTTCGAGTTCCCAAAGACGAGGGCCCCGGGTTCGATGGAACCCGGGGCCCTGGGATGA
- the gcvP gene encoding aminomethyl-transferring glycine dehydrogenase, which translates to MSLNWKYQESFADRHIGPDEKELQGMLKTMGVGSLDELIDQTVPPAIRSKEPLWVAGGWSETEALSALESIAAKNQLFRSFIGMGYSDTQTPLVILRNILQNPGWYTQYTPYQAEIAQGRLEALLNFQTMIMDLTGLEVANASLLDEGTAAAEAMALAVAQYKGEGKGAFFVSETCHPQTLDVVRTRAQPLGVEIVVGDHRTVDLSAKKYVGGLVQYPATDGVVHDYRAFGEKLHAVGGLFIVATDLLALTLLTPPGEFGADVAVGSAQRFGVPMGYGGPHAAFFATKNAFTRIMPGRIIGVSEDAQGQRALRMALQTREQHIRREKATSNICTAQVLLAIMAGMYAVYHGPRGLKAIAERVHGLTVLLSRGLTKLGFTATHEHVFDTLRVDATPPQVRAILSAAEANRMNFRRIDERTIGLSLDEVTRASDVESILSVFAGGKALGFSMDELGQGIDSPLPASLRRTSAYLTHPVFNSYHSETEMLRYIRRLESRDLSLTHSMIPLGSCTMKLNATAEMVPVTWPQFGKLHPFAPSSQASGYRLLFEQLEGMLAAVTGFAGVSLQPNAGSQGELAGLLVVRAWQQHRGQGHRDVCLIPSSAHGTNPASAVMAGYKVVVVKCDESGNIDVADLRAKADEHKNNLAALMVTYPSTHGVFEEDIKEICAVVHERGGQVYMDGANLNAQVGLTKPAEIGADVCHINLHKTFCIPHGGGGPGMGPICVASHLTRFLPGHPVIATGGNDGIGAISAAPWGSASILVISWMYIAMMGGDGLTRATKTAILNANYIAERLQPHYPVLYRGKRGRVAHECIVDLRPLKKTTGVEVEDVAKRLMDYGFHAPTVSFPVSGTLMIEPTESESKAELDRLCDALIAIREEIREIEDGRMPRDNNVLKNAPHTARVITAPEWNRPYSREKAAFPAPWVKEHKFWPAVGRLNNVLGDRKLVCSCPPIEDYLPPEPSKAA; encoded by the coding sequence ATGTCCTTGAACTGGAAATACCAGGAGTCTTTCGCCGACCGGCACATCGGTCCGGATGAGAAGGAACTGCAGGGGATGCTGAAGACGATGGGCGTGGGCTCGCTCGACGAGCTCATCGACCAGACCGTCCCCCCAGCCATCCGCTCGAAGGAGCCCCTGTGGGTGGCGGGAGGCTGGTCCGAGACCGAGGCGCTCTCGGCGCTGGAGTCCATCGCGGCGAAGAACCAGCTCTTCCGCTCGTTCATCGGCATGGGCTACTCCGACACCCAGACGCCGCTCGTCATCCTGCGCAACATCCTGCAGAACCCGGGCTGGTACACCCAGTACACGCCCTACCAGGCGGAGATCGCCCAGGGCCGGCTGGAGGCGCTGCTCAACTTCCAGACGATGATCATGGACCTCACGGGCCTGGAGGTCGCCAACGCCTCGCTGCTCGACGAGGGCACGGCCGCCGCCGAGGCCATGGCGCTCGCCGTCGCCCAGTACAAGGGCGAGGGCAAGGGCGCCTTCTTCGTGTCCGAGACGTGCCACCCCCAGACGCTCGACGTGGTGCGCACGCGCGCCCAGCCGCTGGGCGTGGAGATCGTCGTGGGCGACCACCGCACGGTGGACCTGTCCGCGAAGAAGTACGTGGGCGGGCTCGTGCAGTACCCGGCCACGGATGGCGTCGTGCACGACTACCGCGCCTTCGGCGAGAAGCTGCACGCGGTGGGCGGGCTCTTCATCGTCGCCACGGATCTGCTGGCGCTCACGCTGCTCACGCCCCCGGGCGAGTTCGGCGCGGACGTGGCGGTGGGCAGCGCCCAGCGCTTCGGCGTGCCCATGGGCTACGGCGGTCCGCACGCGGCCTTCTTCGCCACGAAGAACGCCTTCACCCGCATCATGCCGGGCCGCATCATCGGCGTGTCCGAGGACGCCCAGGGCCAGCGCGCCCTGCGCATGGCGCTGCAGACGCGCGAGCAGCACATCCGCCGCGAGAAGGCCACGAGCAACATCTGCACCGCGCAGGTGCTGCTGGCCATCATGGCCGGCATGTACGCGGTGTACCACGGGCCCCGAGGCCTCAAGGCCATCGCCGAGCGCGTGCACGGACTCACGGTGCTTCTCTCGCGCGGGCTGACGAAGCTCGGCTTCACCGCCACCCACGAGCACGTCTTCGACACGCTGCGCGTGGACGCGACGCCCCCGCAGGTGCGCGCCATCCTCTCGGCCGCCGAGGCCAACCGGATGAACTTCCGCCGCATCGACGAGCGCACCATCGGCCTGAGCCTGGACGAAGTCACCCGCGCCTCGGACGTGGAGTCCATCCTCTCCGTGTTCGCCGGGGGCAAGGCCCTGGGCTTCTCCATGGACGAGCTGGGCCAGGGCATCGACAGCCCGCTGCCCGCGAGCCTGCGGCGCACGAGCGCCTACCTCACGCACCCCGTCTTCAACAGCTACCACTCCGAGACGGAGATGCTGCGCTACATCCGCCGGCTCGAGTCGCGCGACCTGTCGCTCACGCACTCGATGATTCCGCTCGGCTCGTGCACGATGAAGCTCAACGCCACCGCGGAGATGGTGCCGGTGACGTGGCCGCAGTTCGGCAAGCTGCACCCGTTCGCGCCCAGCTCCCAGGCCTCCGGCTACCGGCTCCTGTTCGAGCAGCTCGAGGGGATGCTGGCGGCCGTGACGGGCTTCGCCGGCGTGTCGCTCCAGCCCAACGCGGGCAGCCAGGGCGAGCTCGCGGGCCTGCTCGTGGTGCGCGCCTGGCAGCAGCACCGCGGCCAGGGCCACCGGGACGTGTGCCTCATCCCCTCGTCGGCGCACGGCACCAACCCGGCCTCGGCGGTGATGGCGGGCTACAAGGTCGTCGTCGTCAAGTGCGACGAGAGCGGCAACATCGACGTGGCCGACCTGCGCGCGAAGGCGGACGAGCACAAGAACAACCTCGCCGCCCTCATGGTGACCTACCCGTCCACGCACGGCGTGTTCGAGGAGGACATCAAGGAGATCTGCGCCGTGGTGCACGAGCGCGGCGGCCAGGTGTACATGGACGGGGCGAACCTCAACGCCCAGGTGGGGCTGACGAAGCCGGCGGAGATCGGCGCGGACGTCTGCCACATCAACCTGCACAAGACGTTCTGCATCCCCCACGGTGGTGGCGGCCCCGGCATGGGTCCCATCTGCGTGGCGAGCCACCTGACGCGCTTCCTGCCGGGCCACCCGGTCATCGCCACGGGCGGCAACGATGGCATCGGCGCCATCTCCGCGGCTCCGTGGGGCAGCGCGAGCATCCTCGTCATCTCGTGGATGTACATCGCGATGATGGGCGGGGACGGGCTCACCCGGGCCACGAAGACGGCCATCCTCAACGCCAACTACATCGCCGAGCGGCTGCAGCCGCACTACCCGGTGCTCTACCGCGGCAAGCGTGGCCGCGTGGCGCACGAGTGCATCGTGGACCTGCGCCCGCTGAAGAAGACGACGGGCGTCGAGGTGGAGGACGTGGCCAAGCGGCTCATGGACTACGGCTTCCACGCGCCCACGGTGTCCTTCCCGGTGTCGGGCACGTTGATGATCGAGCCCACCGAGAGCGAGTCCAAGGCGGAGTTGGATCGGCTGTGTGACGCGCTCATCGCCATCCGGGAGGAGATCCGGGAGATCGAGGACGGTCGGATGCCTCGGGACAACAACGTGCTGAAGAACGCGCCGCACACCGCCCGCGTCATCACCGCGCCCGAGTGGAACCGTCCCTACTCACGTGAGAAGGCGGCCTTCCCGGCGCCGTGGGTGAAGGAGCACAAGTTCTGGCCCGCGGTGGGCCGGCTCAACAACGTGCTCGGCGACCGCAAGCTCGTGTGCTCGTGCCCCCCCATCGAGGACTACCTGCCGCCCGAGCCGTCCAAGGCGGCGTAG
- the gcvH gene encoding glycine cleavage system protein GcvH: MAGNIPPNLKYTEEHEWARQEGSVVVVGVTDHAQSSLGEVVYVELPKVGATLTAGKQFGVIESTKAVSDLYSPLSGKVVKVNEALLADAAAINTDPYGAGWILELEPSDSSQLAGLLDAAAYGNLVKNS; encoded by the coding sequence ATGGCTGGCAACATTCCCCCGAATCTCAAGTACACCGAGGAGCACGAGTGGGCCCGGCAGGAGGGCTCCGTGGTGGTGGTGGGCGTCACCGACCACGCCCAGTCGTCCCTGGGTGAAGTGGTCTACGTGGAGCTGCCCAAGGTGGGCGCCACCCTCACCGCTGGCAAGCAGTTCGGCGTCATCGAGTCCACCAAGGCTGTCTCCGACCTCTACTCGCCCCTGTCGGGCAAGGTCGTGAAGGTCAACGAGGCGCTGCTCGCCGATGCCGCCGCCATCAACACGGACCCCTACGGGGCCGGGTGGATCCTCGAGCTCGAGCCCTCGGACAGCAGCCAACTGGCGGGACTCCTGGATGCCGCCGCGTACGGGAACCTGGTGAAGAACTCCTGA
- the gcvT gene encoding glycine cleavage system aminomethyltransferase GcvT: protein MTRRTPLNDAHRALGARMVDFAGWDMPVQYSSVIAEHEAVRNAVGLFDVSHMGEIEFTGPGALETANRLITNDLSKCADGQALYAGLLDEQGGFVDDVVAYRFSPERILIVVNASNKDKDFAWMLARAEGVKPVDRSDDYAQIAVQGPKAAALVQRLTPVDLTKIGTYRFAEGKVAGIACIVSRTGYTGEDGFELYCAPGDAEALWKALLQEGQADGVKPCGLGARDSLRTEMKFALYGNDIDDAHTALEAGLGWICKLDKAGGFIGRDALAKQKAEGLQRKLVGFEVTGSGIPRHGYPLLKDGQRVGEVTSGTQGPSVKKPIGMGYVPVELSTEGSTFDVEIRGRAVPAVVVKTPFWKK from the coding sequence ATGACCCGGCGAACGCCGCTCAACGACGCCCACCGTGCGCTGGGCGCCCGGATGGTGGACTTCGCCGGCTGGGACATGCCGGTGCAGTACAGCTCCGTCATCGCCGAGCACGAGGCCGTGCGCAACGCGGTGGGCCTCTTCGACGTGTCCCATATGGGGGAGATCGAGTTCACCGGCCCCGGCGCCCTGGAGACCGCCAACCGGCTCATCACCAACGACCTCTCCAAGTGTGCGGATGGCCAGGCGCTCTACGCCGGGCTGCTCGACGAGCAGGGCGGCTTCGTGGACGACGTGGTGGCCTACCGCTTCTCGCCCGAGCGCATCCTCATCGTCGTCAACGCCTCCAACAAGGACAAGGACTTCGCCTGGATGCTCGCGCGCGCCGAGGGCGTCAAGCCCGTGGACCGCAGCGACGACTACGCGCAGATCGCCGTGCAGGGCCCCAAGGCCGCGGCGCTCGTGCAGCGGCTCACCCCGGTGGACCTGACGAAGATCGGCACCTACCGCTTCGCGGAAGGCAAGGTGGCGGGCATCGCCTGCATCGTCTCGCGCACCGGCTACACGGGCGAGGACGGCTTCGAGCTGTACTGCGCGCCCGGTGACGCGGAGGCGCTCTGGAAGGCGCTGCTCCAGGAGGGGCAGGCCGACGGCGTGAAGCCCTGTGGCCTCGGTGCCCGCGACAGCCTGCGCACGGAGATGAAGTTCGCCCTCTACGGCAACGACATCGACGACGCGCACACCGCGCTGGAGGCCGGGCTCGGGTGGATCTGCAAGCTGGACAAGGCGGGTGGCTTCATCGGCCGCGACGCGCTGGCGAAGCAGAAGGCCGAGGGACTCCAGCGCAAGCTCGTGGGCTTCGAGGTGACTGGCTCGGGCATCCCCCGGCATGGCTACCCGCTGCTCAAGGACGGTCAGCGGGTAGGCGAGGTGACGAGCGGTACCCAGGGACCCTCGGTGAAGAAGCCCATCGGCATGGGCTACGTGCCCGTGGAGCTGTCCACGGAGGGCTCGACCTTCGACGTGGAAATCCGGGGCCGCGCGGTGCCCGCCGTGGTGGTGAAGACCCCCTTCTGGAAGAAATAG
- the metF gene encoding methylenetetrahydrofolate reductase [NAD(P)H] gives MKIRNRLNPSSPCFSFEFFPPKTDAGTANLLQTLEDLAPLEPGFVSVTYGAGGSTRDRTVDLVTRIKRDTGIEAMAHLACLGHTREELRELLRRLEEAKIDNVLVLRGDVPQGASPDTLANTDFRHAADLVRFIREEDFDFSLGGACYPEGHVETRSRDEDLLHLKAKVDAGLDFVITQLFFDNAFYFDFVERARRVGINVPIVPGIMPITNHEQIQRFTRLCGATIPMRLALQLEQLKDQPEALVQLGVAHATVQCMELLSRGVPGIHFYTLNKSPATRMIVSALRART, from the coding sequence ATGAAGATCCGCAATCGCCTGAACCCGTCCAGCCCCTGCTTCTCCTTCGAGTTCTTCCCGCCGAAGACGGACGCGGGAACCGCCAACCTGCTGCAGACATTGGAGGACCTGGCCCCACTCGAGCCGGGGTTCGTGTCCGTCACCTATGGCGCGGGAGGCAGCACGCGCGATCGCACGGTGGATCTCGTCACGCGCATCAAGCGCGACACGGGCATCGAGGCCATGGCCCACCTCGCGTGCCTGGGCCACACGCGCGAGGAGCTGCGCGAGCTGTTGCGGCGGCTCGAGGAGGCGAAGATCGACAACGTGCTGGTGCTGCGCGGCGACGTGCCCCAGGGCGCCTCCCCCGACACCCTCGCGAACACGGACTTCCGTCATGCCGCGGATCTCGTGCGCTTCATCCGCGAGGAGGATTTCGACTTCAGCCTGGGCGGGGCGTGCTATCCGGAGGGCCACGTGGAAACGCGCTCGCGGGACGAGGATCTGCTGCACCTCAAGGCCAAGGTGGACGCCGGCCTGGACTTCGTCATCACCCAGCTCTTCTTCGACAACGCCTTCTACTTCGACTTCGTCGAGCGGGCGCGCCGCGTCGGCATCAACGTCCCCATCGTCCCGGGCATCATGCCCATCACCAACCACGAGCAGATCCAGCGCTTCACCCGCCTGTGCGGCGCCACCATCCCCATGCGCCTGGCACTCCAACTGGAACAACTCAAGGACCAGCCGGAGGCCCTGGTGCAGTTGGGGGTGGCGCACGCCACGGTGCAGTGCATGGAGCTGCTCTCGCGGGGTGTGCCGGGAATCCATTTCTACACGCTCAACAAATCACCCGCCACGCGGATGATCGTGAGCGCCTTGAGGGCCCGTACATGA
- a CDS encoding alpha/beta fold hydrolase gives MDHHYADINGIRMHYVTHGAGEPILFIHGFPEYWGVWKKQLNDLGKDYFVIAPDMRGYNLTSKPKEVEAYHIRHLVEDLRCLLEHLGIKKANIVSQDWGALVGWSFVLRQPDYVHRFITINITHPALFDRELRENPRQQLAAQYMLVFQTPQAEGQIVGDDYAWARQAVLNDARAHGAILSEDDMTEWVNSWKQPGSVTGGLNYYRAAKMGPPDHQGHVGGSNLIEGLRPDQLVVHKPVLFIHAEQDTYLLPDGQRGLRDFVPNISIQRLAEATHWATLEKPKEISQLIRNFLGTTRTP, from the coding sequence ATGGATCATCACTACGCGGACATCAACGGCATCCGTATGCATTACGTCACGCACGGTGCGGGGGAGCCCATCCTCTTCATCCATGGCTTCCCCGAGTACTGGGGGGTCTGGAAGAAGCAGTTGAATGATCTGGGCAAGGACTACTTCGTCATCGCCCCGGACATGCGCGGCTACAACCTGACCTCCAAGCCCAAGGAGGTCGAGGCCTACCACATCCGGCATCTCGTCGAGGATCTGCGCTGCCTGCTGGAGCACCTGGGTATCAAGAAGGCGAACATCGTCTCCCAGGATTGGGGCGCGCTGGTGGGCTGGAGCTTCGTGCTGCGCCAGCCCGACTACGTGCACCGGTTCATCACCATCAACATCACCCACCCCGCCCTGTTCGACCGGGAGCTGCGCGAGAACCCCCGCCAGCAACTGGCGGCCCAGTACATGCTCGTCTTCCAGACGCCCCAGGCCGAGGGGCAGATCGTGGGCGATGACTACGCGTGGGCCCGGCAGGCCGTGCTCAACGACGCCCGGGCGCACGGTGCCATCCTGTCCGAGGATGACATGACCGAGTGGGTCAACTCCTGGAAGCAGCCGGGCAGCGTCACCGGCGGGCTCAACTACTACCGGGCGGCGAAGATGGGCCCACCCGACCACCAGGGCCACGTGGGAGGCAGCAACCTCATCGAGGGGCTGCGGCCGGACCAGCTCGTGGTGCACAAGCCCGTGCTCTTCATCCACGCCGAGCAGGACACCTACCTGCTGCCGGACGGACAGCGCGGCCTGCGGGATTTCGTGCCCAACATCTCCATCCAGCGCCTCGCGGAGGCCACCCACTGGGCCACCCTCGAGAAGCCCAAGGAAATCAGCCAGCTCATCCGCAACTTCCTGGGCACCACCCGCACCCCCTGA
- a CDS encoding ADP-ribosylglycohydrolase family protein codes for MPTRRERIEGGLYGLLIGDALGVPYEFHSPERIPPPAQLEFTPPAGFSRAHAQVPPGTWSDDGAHALCLLDSLLSRRMLDLEDLGRRLVNWFERGYLAVDGEVFDVGIQTRTALSNLREGAPALKAGPAGERDNGNGALMRVLPLALWHRGDDQALARDAMLQSRVTHGHVRSQVCCALYCLWARRTLEGSSRAWADALASFRALYPEGLEQRTELETSVRPDVSYRGKGTGYVVDCLLSARDCLEADSFERVVKAAIALGHDTDTTATVAGGIAGLREGIDAIPSRWRDALRGQELVKPLLEKLLAYAA; via the coding sequence ATGCCGACGCGGCGCGAGCGGATCGAAGGCGGGCTGTATGGGTTGCTCATCGGGGATGCGCTGGGCGTGCCCTACGAGTTCCATTCCCCGGAGCGCATTCCCCCTCCCGCGCAGCTCGAGTTCACGCCTCCGGCGGGTTTTTCCCGGGCGCATGCCCAGGTGCCGCCGGGGACGTGGTCGGATGACGGCGCGCATGCGCTGTGCCTGCTCGATTCGCTCCTGTCCCGGAGGATGCTGGACCTGGAGGACCTCGGGCGGCGGCTGGTGAACTGGTTCGAGCGGGGCTACCTGGCAGTGGACGGGGAGGTGTTCGACGTGGGCATCCAGACGCGCACGGCCCTGTCGAACCTGCGCGAGGGCGCGCCCGCCTTGAAGGCGGGTCCGGCGGGTGAGCGGGACAATGGCAATGGCGCGCTGATGCGGGTGCTGCCGCTGGCGCTCTGGCACCGGGGGGATGATCAAGCGCTGGCGCGCGACGCCATGCTCCAGTCCCGGGTGACGCACGGGCACGTGCGCTCGCAGGTGTGCTGCGCGCTCTACTGCCTCTGGGCGCGGCGGACGTTGGAGGGCTCCTCGCGGGCGTGGGCCGACGCGTTGGCCTCCTTCCGGGCGCTGTACCCCGAGGGCCTGGAGCAGCGCACGGAGCTGGAGACGTCGGTGCGGCCGGACGTGTCCTACCGGGGCAAGGGGACGGGGTACGTGGTGGATTGTCTGCTCTCCGCGCGCGATTGTCTGGAGGCGGACTCCTTCGAGCGGGTGGTGAAGGCGGCGATCGCGCTCGGGCATGACACCGACACGACGGCGACGGTGGCGGGAGGCATCGCCGGGCTGCGCGAGGGAATCGACGCCATCCCCAGCCGCTGGCGCGACGCCTTGCGTGGCCAGGAACTGGTGAAGCCCCTGCTCGAGAAGCTCCTCGCGTACGCGGCCTGA
- the folD gene encoding bifunctional methylenetetrahydrofolate dehydrogenase/methenyltetrahydrofolate cyclohydrolase FolD, which produces MGQLIDGKAVAARVRAEVKQEVERLKAERGLVPGLTVVRVGEDPASKIYVTGKKKAAEEVGFNSWEEHPDASITEEELLSVVERLNEDPAVHGILVQLPLPKHIDAERIISAVRPEKDVDGFHPMNAGKLSLGKPGPRACTPFGVMRLLREVGCDPAGKRAVVVGRSNIVGKPMALMLLQADATVVICHRKSNLAEEVSRADIVVAAVGVPELIKGEWIKPGAVVIDVGMNRMPDGKLKGDVEFAAALERASFITPVPGGVGPMTIAMLMRNTLDAAKGGA; this is translated from the coding sequence ATGGGCCAGTTGATCGACGGAAAAGCGGTGGCGGCGAGGGTGCGCGCCGAGGTGAAGCAGGAAGTGGAGCGGCTCAAGGCCGAGCGCGGTCTGGTGCCGGGGCTGACGGTGGTCCGGGTGGGGGAGGATCCCGCCTCGAAGATCTACGTCACCGGCAAGAAGAAGGCGGCCGAGGAGGTGGGCTTCAACTCGTGGGAGGAGCACCCGGACGCGAGCATCACCGAGGAGGAGCTGCTGTCGGTGGTGGAGCGGCTGAACGAGGACCCCGCGGTCCACGGCATCCTGGTGCAGCTGCCCCTGCCCAAGCACATCGACGCGGAGCGGATCATCTCGGCGGTGCGTCCGGAGAAGGACGTGGACGGCTTCCATCCGATGAACGCGGGCAAGCTGTCGCTCGGCAAGCCGGGGCCGCGGGCATGCACGCCCTTCGGGGTCATGCGGCTGCTGCGCGAGGTGGGGTGCGATCCCGCGGGCAAGCGCGCCGTGGTGGTGGGGCGCAGCAACATCGTGGGCAAGCCCATGGCGTTGATGCTGTTGCAGGCGGACGCGACGGTGGTCATCTGCCACCGCAAGAGCAACCTGGCCGAGGAGGTGTCTCGAGCGGACATCGTCGTGGCGGCGGTGGGCGTGCCCGAGCTCATCAAGGGCGAGTGGATCAAGCCCGGCGCGGTGGTCATCGACGTGGGGATGAACCGGATGCCGGATGGGAAGCTCAAGGGGGACGTGGAGTTCGCGGCCGCCCTGGAGCGCGCCTCGTTCATCACCCCGGTGCCCGGTGGCGTGGGGCCGATGACGATCGCCATGTTGATGCGCAACACCCTGGACGCGGCCAAGGGAGGGGCTTGA
- a CDS encoding TerB family tellurite resistance protein: MLGLGVGLLIGGLWPVVVLVLAGVLVGHQLDGLLQPPPRAPSPRAPAPPEPQELAAQQHFARHLCALFIEVARADGDLVRDEVRVVREYFAEQLRYGPESLELVRRYLKEHLARPPTLEDSAAACRDELTMSARLLLLDALYGLALVDGQMHRAEQETLRRIAQGLGLSEEQIRSVTARHFGEAQAHYTRLGITPEATDADVKRAFRQLAAIHHPDRVAHLGPGAVEQASRRFQEIREAYEKIRQLRGG; encoded by the coding sequence ATGCTTGGGCTGGGCGTGGGGCTGCTGATCGGCGGCCTCTGGCCCGTCGTGGTGCTCGTGCTCGCCGGCGTCCTGGTGGGCCATCAGCTCGACGGGCTGCTCCAGCCCCCTCCCCGCGCACCCAGCCCCCGCGCGCCCGCGCCTCCCGAGCCCCAGGAACTGGCCGCCCAGCAACACTTCGCCCGCCATCTGTGCGCCCTCTTCATCGAGGTGGCCCGGGCCGATGGCGACCTGGTGCGCGACGAGGTGCGCGTGGTGCGCGAGTACTTCGCCGAGCAGCTGCGCTACGGCCCCGAATCACTCGAGCTCGTGCGCCGCTACCTCAAGGAACACCTCGCCCGTCCGCCCACCCTGGAGGATTCCGCCGCCGCGTGCCGCGACGAGCTGACCATGTCGGCGCGGCTGCTGCTGCTCGATGCCCTGTACGGGCTGGCTCTCGTGGATGGCCAGATGCACCGCGCCGAGCAGGAGACGCTGCGCCGGATCGCCCAGGGGCTCGGGTTGTCCGAGGAACAGATACGCTCCGTCACCGCGCGCCACTTCGGCGAGGCCCAGGCGCACTACACCCGGTTGGGCATCACCCCCGAGGCGACCGACGCGGACGTGAAGCGGGCCTTCCGCCAGCTCGCCGCCATCCACCACCCGGACCGCGTTGCCCATCTCGGCCCCGGGGCCGTCGAACAGGCGTCGCGCCGCTTCCAGGAGATTCGCGAGGCCTACGAGAAGATCCGCCAGCTTCGCGGAGGCTGA